A stretch of the Dechloromonas sp. TW-R-39-2 genome encodes the following:
- a CDS encoding uracil-xanthine permease family protein, whose amino-acid sequence MSTTHEPTWRTALSGAQILFVAFGATVLVPLLTGLNPSLALLGAGVGTLIFQICTKRQVPIYLGSSFAFIAPVAYSVQTWGMPATLGALASASFFYYVAAGLVKWRGVNFIHRLLPPVVIGPVVMVIGLGLAQVAVNMATGKAGDQQVVPYGTALSIAAISLAATMLTAIRARGLLKLVPILIGVAVGYTVSLFAGIVDFSKVEQAAWIAMPQFGSPEFNLAAILFMIPVAIAPIVEHVGGVLAIGSVTGKDFTESPGLHRTLLGDGLAVNIVGLFGGPPVTTYGEVTGAVMLTGNFNPVVMTWAACFAIMMAFVGKFGALLQTIPMPVMGGIMMLLFGSIAGIGLKTIMDARVDLSSPRNLCIVSVTLVTGIGGLGLSIGSFSLQGISLCGVLAVALNLILPASQSSPEAR is encoded by the coding sequence CAACCCCAGCCTGGCCCTGCTTGGTGCCGGCGTTGGCACGCTGATTTTCCAGATCTGCACCAAACGCCAGGTGCCGATCTATCTCGGCTCAAGTTTCGCTTTCATCGCCCCGGTTGCCTACTCGGTGCAAACCTGGGGCATGCCGGCCACGCTCGGCGCGCTCGCCTCGGCCAGTTTTTTCTATTACGTTGCAGCCGGGCTGGTCAAATGGCGCGGCGTCAATTTCATTCATCGCCTGCTGCCACCGGTCGTGATCGGCCCGGTCGTCATGGTGATCGGCCTCGGCTTGGCCCAGGTAGCGGTCAATATGGCAACCGGCAAGGCCGGCGACCAGCAGGTCGTCCCCTATGGCACGGCACTGTCGATTGCGGCCATTTCGCTGGCCGCAACGATGCTGACCGCCATCCGCGCCCGTGGCTTGCTCAAGCTGGTGCCGATCCTGATCGGCGTTGCCGTCGGCTACACCGTCTCGCTTTTTGCCGGAATTGTCGATTTCAGCAAGGTCGAACAAGCCGCATGGATCGCCATGCCGCAATTCGGCTCACCGGAGTTCAATCTGGCGGCCATTCTGTTCATGATTCCGGTCGCCATCGCCCCGATCGTCGAGCACGTCGGCGGCGTCCTGGCGATCGGTTCGGTGACCGGCAAGGATTTCACCGAATCGCCCGGCCTGCATCGCACGCTGCTCGGCGACGGACTGGCCGTCAATATCGTCGGCCTGTTCGGCGGCCCGCCGGTTACCACCTACGGCGAAGTGACAGGGGCCGTCATGCTGACCGGGAACTTTAATCCGGTGGTCATGACCTGGGCTGCCTGCTTCGCAATCATGATGGCCTTTGTCGGCAAATTTGGGGCCCTGCTCCAGACCATCCCGATGCCGGTCATGGGCGGCATCATGATGCTGCTCTTCGGCTCGATTGCCGGCATCGGCCTGAAGACCATCATGGATGCACGCGTCGATCTCTCCAGCCCGCGCAATTTGTGCATCGTTTCCGTCACGCTGGTCACCGGCATTGGCGGTCTCGGCCTGAGTATCGGCAGTTTCTCGCTGCAAGGCATCAGCCTGTGCGGCGTCCTTGCGGTGGCATTGAATCTGATTCTGCCTGCCAGCCAGTCGTCGCCGGAAGCTCGCTAA